A stretch of the Comamonas testosteroni TK102 genome encodes the following:
- a CDS encoding alkene reductase produces the protein MTEKTLFQPYVLGDLVLANRVVMGPLTRNRAGSGLVPNELAATYYAQRASAGLIISEATQVSAQAQGYQDTPGLYTAEQVAGWRKVTEAVHAKGGKIFVQLWHVGRVSHVSVQPDGAAPVAPSAIRAQTKTFVNNGFAEVSEPRALGLDEIPGIVESFRQAAANAMSAGFDGVEVHGANGYLLEQFIKDGANQRADAYGGSVENRARLLLEVTAAVAQEIGPERTGVRISPVSPANGISISEPQPQYNYIAEQLSALGIVYLHVVEGATGGPRDVAHFDYDALRARFKQTYIANNGYTRKLAEARLQEGKLDLVAFGHAFIANPDLVERLKADASLAQMDMATLYGGGAAGYTDYPPLAA, from the coding sequence ATGACTGAGAAGACGCTTTTTCAACCCTATGTCTTGGGTGATCTGGTACTTGCCAATCGCGTTGTGATGGGACCGCTAACCCGCAACCGCGCCGGTTCTGGCTTGGTGCCTAATGAACTTGCGGCCACCTACTACGCACAGCGCGCCTCGGCTGGCTTGATCATTTCGGAAGCGACTCAGGTCTCCGCACAGGCGCAGGGCTACCAAGACACCCCCGGTCTATACACAGCCGAGCAGGTCGCTGGATGGCGCAAGGTCACCGAAGCGGTACACGCCAAGGGCGGAAAGATCTTTGTGCAACTGTGGCATGTGGGTCGCGTGTCCCATGTGTCCGTGCAGCCGGATGGCGCAGCGCCTGTAGCCCCCTCTGCCATCCGAGCACAAACCAAGACCTTCGTGAACAATGGCTTTGCGGAAGTATCTGAGCCCCGCGCTCTTGGCCTAGATGAGATCCCAGGCATCGTGGAGAGCTTCCGCCAAGCTGCCGCCAATGCCATGAGTGCCGGCTTCGATGGCGTGGAGGTGCATGGTGCCAACGGCTACCTGCTGGAGCAATTCATCAAGGATGGAGCCAACCAACGCGCGGACGCATACGGCGGCTCAGTGGAAAACCGTGCACGACTGTTGCTAGAGGTGACCGCTGCCGTTGCCCAGGAAATTGGACCTGAGCGCACCGGTGTACGCATTTCCCCGGTCTCGCCCGCCAATGGCATCTCTATCAGCGAGCCGCAGCCTCAGTACAACTACATCGCGGAGCAACTCAGTGCCCTTGGCATTGTCTATCTGCATGTCGTCGAAGGCGCGACAGGGGGGCCTCGCGATGTCGCTCATTTTGACTATGACGCGCTGCGTGCTCGCTTCAAGCAAACCTACATCGCCAACAACGGCTACACCCGCAAGTTAGCAGAAGCTCGCCTGCAGGAAGGAAAGCTCGATTTGGTCGCCTTTGGTCACGCCTTCATTGCCAACCCAGACTTGGTCGAGCGCTTGAAGGCTGATGCGTCTCTGGCTCAAATGGATATGGCCACGCTCTACGGCGGTGGCGCCGCAGGCTACACCGACTATCCCCCGCTCGCTGCCTGA
- a CDS encoding TetR/AcrR family transcriptional regulator, whose translation MKLTKAQAQANRAHVVKTASALFRERGYDGVGVVDLMAAAGFTQGGFYKQFRSKTDLMAESAACGIEQTVELTKGIDLPTFVRSYLSREHRDNRAAGCTMAALGSDAARQTQEVKTTFAAGIESLLHALEKECPISERAENDGARARSIDTFAHIVGALVMSRACPDDSPLADEILTVCRDKILGALAEQEGVPPSRCDSCRSTDVA comes from the coding sequence ATGAAGCTCACCAAAGCACAGGCACAGGCAAACCGAGCACATGTCGTGAAAACGGCATCAGCGCTGTTTCGCGAGCGTGGATACGATGGCGTGGGTGTGGTCGACTTGATGGCGGCAGCGGGGTTTACGCAAGGCGGCTTCTACAAGCAATTCCGCTCCAAGACGGACTTGATGGCGGAATCTGCTGCTTGCGGAATAGAGCAGACCGTAGAGTTGACGAAAGGCATTGACCTGCCGACTTTTGTGCGCAGCTATCTGTCTCGCGAGCATCGTGACAATCGGGCGGCAGGCTGCACTATGGCTGCTCTGGGCTCCGATGCAGCGCGTCAGACGCAAGAGGTCAAGACGACATTTGCTGCAGGCATCGAAAGCTTGCTGCACGCCCTTGAGAAGGAATGTCCGATCTCGGAGCGAGCAGAAAATGATGGGGCACGGGCCAGGTCCATCGACACCTTTGCGCATATCGTCGGGGCCCTGGTCATGTCAAGGGCCTGTCCCGATGATTCGCCACTTGCCGACGAAATCTTGACTGTGTGTCGGGACAAGATCCTTGGTGCGTTGGCGGAGCAAGAAGGCGTACCGCCCTCCCGCTGCGATTCATGCCGATCAACTGATGTGGCCTGA
- a CDS encoding IS5 family transposase: MLQCPANPTQQRSGFAASYLTLMDPQAPQREHDLREVFNALRWLIRAGAPWRLLPNDLPPWEAVYQQSRRWLDAGCFEAMVSDLRSIIRVPQGRQGQPSAVVMDGRTLQSSCESGPRAGYDGYKRRRGSKVQMAVDTLGHLLAVHATPADEQERAQVRTLCEQMQQATGHTVEVAWADQGYTGKQAREAAQDNGMDLQIVKLPQAKKGFVLLPRRWVVERSFGWLARFRRLSRDYERLPKVLSGLHFLVFAVLMLPAAAQVLVSAGSS, from the coding sequence GTGCTGCAGTGCCCCGCAAATCCTACCCAACAGAGGTCAGGCTTTGCTGCCTCTTATCTGACGCTCATGGACCCGCAAGCGCCGCAGCGCGAGCATGACCTGCGCGAGGTCTTCAATGCGCTGCGTTGGCTGATACGTGCAGGAGCGCCTTGGCGGCTGCTGCCCAATGACCTGCCGCCATGGGAGGCGGTCTACCAGCAAAGCCGGCGCTGGCTGGATGCGGGCTGTTTCGAGGCGATGGTGTCAGACTTGCGCTCCATCATCCGTGTGCCCCAAGGGCGCCAAGGGCAGCCCAGTGCCGTGGTGATGGATGGGCGCACATTGCAGTCCAGTTGCGAGAGTGGCCCGAGGGCGGGCTACGACGGCTACAAGCGCCGCCGCGGCAGCAAGGTGCAGATGGCCGTGGATACCCTGGGCCATCTGCTTGCCGTGCATGCCACGCCAGCCGACGAGCAGGAACGGGCGCAGGTACGCACCCTGTGCGAGCAAATGCAGCAGGCCACGGGCCACACGGTAGAGGTGGCCTGGGCAGACCAGGGCTATACGGGCAAGCAAGCCCGCGAAGCAGCCCAGGACAACGGGATGGATCTACAGATCGTGAAGCTGCCCCAGGCCAAGAAAGGCTTTGTGCTGTTGCCCAGACGCTGGGTGGTGGAGCGCAGCTTTGGCTGGCTGGCGAGGTTCCGCCGGCTCTCGCGGGACTATGAGCGGCTGCCCAAGGTGCTGAGCGGGCTGCACTTTCTGGTCTTTGCCGTGCTCATGCTACCGGCCGCTGCTCAGGTGCTGGTTTCAGCTGGAAGTTCATAA